A stretch of DNA from Micromonospora sp. WMMD1155:
GTCGACGGTCGATAGGCCCTCTGGGCGGGATAAAGCGAAGCCATATCTGGCACTGAGTGCGAGTCTGGCAACGGAGTACCACGAACGGCACTTACGATCAGCCGGTGCCACTCAGTGCCAGCCAAGACCCCCGAGTCATCGCGTTCGCGCGATTCATCAAACGCGCTCTCGACGAGGCCGTCCGAGAGCGCGCCATGTCCATCGAGGACGTCGAGCAACGCACCGGCATAGGTCGCTCCACGATCTACCGGTGGCGCCGCGCCGAGATAGCCAATCCGCAGCGCACCCAGGTCCAACAGTTCTGCGACGGTCTCGACATCCCGCGTGCGGTCGCCGCACAGATTCTGGGCTGGGACGGCGCGCCACCCTCACCCGACCCGGACCCGAACACGGACCCCGATCTGAGGGCGGTCGCGCGCATCCTGATGGACCCCGGCGTCGCCGAGGAGGAGAAGACGATCATTCGCGCGACCCTGCAACACCTGGCCCGCCGGAGGTAGCCCCGCCAGACCGACGGAAGGCCCCAGGTCGCGTCACGTGGCGGCCTGAGCCGGCCGCCCGCCCCGGTCCTCTCTCGCCGTCATTGTCGATCAGCTGAGACTACGGAGGGCATCGATATCGTGACCGTCATTGGTATCTTCGCCGACATGAGTCGCAGGGTGCGCAGTGGCGGTCGGTTGAAGCGGCGGCCGGTGTCCGAGGCGGAACGCGCGAAGGCGGTGGAGGGGTACGGCGAAGCGGTCGGTCGCCTGCAACATTCGGCCTTCCGAAACCTGCGTACCTCGATCGCGAACGTCGCGATCTTCTTCGGAGTGGTGTCGGGCTGGATGATCGTGACCGGCGACGCCGAACCTGCTGCGTTCGTGCCCATGTCGGTGTCCATCCTCGGCGGCGTACTCGGGGCGGCCACCTACGTCGTGAAGCGGCAGCCTCTCGCTCGGCATCTACTCGTCGGCGCAGTCGTGCTTGCTCTGGCGGGCTTGGCCGGCACCGTCATCGCGTCCCAGGTGTCGCCGTGACGCTCGTCGTGGAGCCCACCGCCCTGGCCGACTTCGTGCGGCAGGTCAGCCGGGCGGCCGGAGACGTCGGTGAGATTCGTGGGTACTTCCGCCGGTACGCCGAGGCCGGCACCGGCGGCGAGGTCTACAACGTCGCCAAGGCGGGCCACGAACACGCCGTGAACGTCATCGATGCCGCGCTCAAACGCCTGGCCGGTCAACTGGAAGCCTCGGCCCCGGAACTGTTCGCCGCTGCCCACTACTACCGCACCACCGACCTGAACGCTGCCACATCCCTCGACCGCGCTCTCCCCGCTGCGCCTGACCGGTGTATCACCCGACTGGAACTGGAGATCGCCGAGAATCCCTGCACCCCAGCGGACTTCGTCGACGCCCGCGACACCACCTGGCACCTGAAGCCGCCCGGCGAGCCGGGCAACCCAGCGAACGCGCTGGCGTTCATGGACTTCCTGAGCCCTTCGGCGTGGGCCAACACGGCCTTCGACACGGTGTTCGGCTTCGACCCGATCGGCGAGATCCAGAACCGTGTCTTCGGCGACTGGGAAGCCCTCGCGGTCATGGCACCCGTCGTCGGCAACATGGCCCGCGCGCTACACGACATGGCATACAACCTTCAGTCCGGGGCCACCACCCTCCACGGCCAGTGGCAGGGCACGGCGGGTGAATCCGCGTTCCGCTACTTCACCACCACCGCCAACAGCGTCTCCGACCTGCGCGGCCCCCTGGACGCCATCGGCAACGGATACACAGAGATGGCAGACGCCGTGTGGGCCACCGGGGAAGCCCTGGGCGGCACCGTCAAAGCCCTACTGGATGCCGCCATCATCGCCGGCATCAGCATCGCTGCCGGAACCGCCACCTCCTACACCGGCGCGGGTGCCCTCGCCGGTTACGGGCTGGCCGCCC
This window harbors:
- a CDS encoding helix-turn-helix transcriptional regulator gives rise to the protein MPLSASQDPRVIAFARFIKRALDEAVRERAMSIEDVEQRTGIGRSTIYRWRRAEIANPQRTQVQQFCDGLDIPRAVAAQILGWDGAPPSPDPDPNTDPDLRAVARILMDPGVAEEEKTIIRATLQHLARRR